DNA sequence from the Asticcacaulis sp. AND118 genome:
AGGAAGAAGAGCACGAACAGGCCCGCGCCGAAGACCAGCACCTGCCACCAGCCCGAACGATTGAGGTCGTGCAGACGGCGCGCACTGACGGCGACATAGGGGATCAGCAGAAGCAGCGGCGCGATATAGAACCCTTTGCTGTCGAACGCGCCGTCCAGGATCGCGCCGTCCAGGATCGCGGCGGCCACATAGGCGCCGACGAACAGCAACAGAAACCACCCGTATTCGGCGCGCGAGGCCCGGCCTTTAAAGTCGAAATATTTGCTCAGGCCGCTTTTGATCGCGGCCTCGAAACCGTGTGTCTCGTGCGGCGCGCCGAAGCGGTTGGGACCGGCGGGACGAATGATGAAGGGCAGAGCCGCCGGCGCGGCCCACAGCAGCAATATCGCCAGTTGTTGCAGGGTTTCCAATGACATGCCGCGACTCCTTCACTTGGTAGAACCGGGTGAAGTCTCGGACGCGAATGTGCCGGAATTAGGGACGCAAGGTCACATTGCGGAGATTGAAATGTGACTACTCCCCCCTTTGTCTCTGCTTTTTCTTCCGCAGTTCGGCCCAGTATTCAAGCCGCTGTCGCGTCTTGCCCTCGTGCCCCTCGCCCTTCGGGTCGTAGAATTTCGGCCTTTCCATCCCCTCCGGGAAGTAGTTCTGCCCCGAAAAGCCGTCCGGATCGTCCGGGTCGTAGATATAGCCTTCGCCATAGCCCAGTTGCTTCATCAGCTTGGTCGGCGCGTTACGGATGACTTCGGGCGGATCGAGCGTGGCGGTGTCCTTGGCCGCCTTCATCGCCGCCTTGAAGGCCGTGTAGACGGCGTTCGATTTCGGCGCCGAGGCCATGTGCACCAGGGCCTGCGCAATCGCCAGTTCGCCTTCGGGCGAGCCCAGGACTTCGTAAGTTTCGCGCGCCGCATTGGTCATGATCAGCGACATGGGGTCGGCATTGCCGATGTCTTCGGAGGCCATGCGCTGCATCCGCCGCACGATGTACAACGGGTCCTCGCCGCCCTGAAGCATCCGCGCGAACCAGTAGAGCGCCGCATCGGGATCGGAGCCGCGCACCGACTTATGCAGGGCCGAGATCAGATTGTAGTGCCCCTCACGGTCCTTGTCGTAATTGGGCCGGCGCTTTTGCAGGTTCTGCAGCAGGGCTTCGGAAGTGAGCGGCGCTTTGAAGCCCATAGAGTCGAGCGACTCGATCAGGGTCAGCAGATAACGCCCGTCACCGTCGGCCAGCCCTTTCAGCGTTTCCTTCGCCTCATCCATCAGCGGCAGGGCGCGCCCCAGATTCACCTCGGCGCGGGTAATGAGCTTGTCCATCGCCTCGTCATCAAGGCGTTTCAGCACGAAAACCTGACAGCGCGACAGAAGCGCCCCGTTCAACTCGAAGGACGGATTTTCGGTCGTCGCCCCGATCAGGGTGACCACCCCGGCCTCGACATAGGGCAGGAAACTGTCCTGCTGGGCGCGGTTGAAACGGTGGATTTCGTCAACGAACAGCACGCTGCGCACGCCCTGATTCCGCCGGGCCTGCGCGTATTCGAAGGCCTTTTTCAGGTCGGCCACGCCGGAAAAGACGGCGGAAATCTGCTGAAACTCGTAGCCGACGCTGGCGGCCAAAAGCCGCGCAATAGTCGTCTTGCCCACACCCGGCGGGCCCCACAAAACCAGCGACGGCAGGAAACCGCGCTCGACGGCGCGCGCAATGGCCCCGCCCTCACCCAGCAGATGATCCTGCCCCACGATCTCGGACAGGGCCTGCGGCCGCAAACGCTCGGCCAGCGGCTTGAACCCTTCGGGCGCGGAGGTCAAGGTCGGGGCTTGCGGGGTCAGGCCGGCGGCCTGAAACAGGTCATTGGAAGCGGGAGACATGGAACATGTATAGAACATTTCCGCCACCGAGGGAAAGTCTCAAAAATGCGCTCAGCTCGGCTTTTTATAGGCCGTGCCGTCCGGCCATTTGCCGGTGCGGGCCGCGCGCTGCTCGCGCATCTGAGCCTGTTTGTCGGCCCAGCCCTTTTGCCAGTTGGCGTCCGTGGTTTCGGTGGAGTTTGCCGCCGCCGCAGGCGCGGGGGAAGATGACAGAATCCTCTCCTCCCCTGTAAGCCCGTCAGGGCGCAACGGGGGAGGTGCCGAGCTTGTCGAGGCGGAGGGGGCCGACCGGACCGATTTTGCCCCCTCTGTCTTGTCGTTTCGCGCCAATCCCCCTCCGCCGCTGCGCAGGGGAGGATGTTTCGCCTTCACCAACGGCGTGTAGATCGCCCGCAACATCCGTTCGGCGGCGAGGATGGCGCGGGCGGCACGCGCAATTTCCATCGCGTTGGTCGGGCGTGGCGCGGTTTCGAGCGCGCTCAGGACCTGATCGGCCAGGCGCATCAGGCGGCTATAGGCAGGGGTATGGGGGTCGGCGTGTGTCATGGGCTCAGCATGACAGAAGGTTGGCCATCGGGGACAGATTGCAGGAACCGCGCCTAAACAACTGATATTATGTAATTTGCAGCGGGGATAGATTAAGCCACGCATAGACACGGACGGCCGCGTAAGCGCGGCCCCACGGATGTTTATTGCACGCTCGCGACAGCCGTGCGCGATCATCCGCGTTGAGCCGGGGTTAAACCTCTTCAGAGGCTCTCGAAATCCTCGCTGAGGCGCATATGCTCGATGATGGTCTCGCGCGCTTCGTCGTCGGCGTGCGACAGGTCGAGCACCGCATCGCCGGAATCGAGCACCCGCAGGGCCAGCACCTCGCCCATATAGGCAAACCGCGGGATCTTGGGCCCGAACAGGCGCTCGCGCCGCGCCTCGACCTGCACGTCCAGCGTCCTCGCCAGCGCCGCCTCGATCGGTTTCAGGGAAATAGCCGTCTGTCCCTTGTCACGGGGAAAGCGTATCACGCCGAAATCCCGACGATCCAACTCAAAGCGCACGCGCTGCGACATGTTTATCAGCCCGAAGAATACCCATATCCGCTCACCGAAGTCCGTTCAGGGCTCCAGCAGCGTATCCCAATACAGGTAGTCTACCCAACTTTCGTGAAGATAGTGAGGCGGAAAACGCCTTCCCAGCTCCTGAAGCTGATACATTGTCGGACGGTGTGGATTTTTGGACAGCGCCATATGCGCCTGTTGGGGTGTTTTTCCCCCTTTACGCAAGTTACAGGGCGCGCAGGCCGTGATGATATTGGTCCAGGTCGATTTACCGCCCTGCGATACCGGCATCACGTGATCGAACGTCAGATCGTTCCGGCAACCGCAATACTGACAACTGAACTGATCGCGCAGGAAGACGTTATAGCGCGTAAAGGCCGGCGGCCGGTTCTGGTCGATATAGGTCTTGAGGCTGATGACGCTGGGCAGACGCATGGTCAGGGACGGTGAGCGGATTTCGACATCGTAGGTCGAAACCACATCGACGCGGCCTTCGAACACCGCCTTGACGACATCCTGCCACGGGCGGGTCGACAGCGGGTAATAGGACAGCGGCCTGAAATCGGCGTTCAGGACCAGGGCCCGCCGATCCGACGGCGGATTTTTCAGTACCTGCATGGCACGCTCCGCATGACATGAGGAAAAACGGGATAAGCGTACCGGAAGACTGAACTCCTTCTAGGTGAGAAGTTTATCCACAAGCCCACTTAGAACCCGATTCCGGAAAAAGAAAACAGTGAAGTTTGCATGACAGGGGAATTTGTAAGTCGCGCATCTGAGCCAAAAATCGCTGCACACTTTTCGGGATGCGCTTTTCCCGTCGCGCATCCGATCCAAAAACCGCTGCACACTTTTCGGGATGCGCTTTTCCCGTCGCGCATCCGATCCAAAAACCGCTGCACACTTTTCGGGATGCGCTTATATGTCCCCGATGACCTACCGCACCCGCTTCGCCCCCTCCCCCACCGGCTACCTGCACCTCGGCCACGCCTATGCGGCTCTGACCGCCTTTAAGGCCGCGCAAGACGCAGGCGGTGAATGTCTGCTGCGCATCGAAGACATCGACCGCACGCGCTGTCGTCCGGAGTATGAAGCCGCCATCTACGAAGATCTGCACAGGCTGGGTCTCGACTGGCCCGAACCCGTCTTGCGGCAGTCGGACCATCTGGCCGACTACGAAGCGGCGCTGGAAAGGCTGAAGGCGCGCGGGCTGGTCTATGCCTGCTACAAAACGCGCAAGGAACTGGCGCAAGCCGCGCAGGGCGCCCCGCAGGAGGGCGATGCGCCGCGGGCCGAGACAGCGCCTGACCGCGAACCGTCGTGGCGGCTGTCGCTCGATGCCGCGCGGGAGGCTTTAGGGCCTGAATGGGAGCGGTTGTCGTTCGAGGAAACCGGTGCCGGACCGAACGGCGAGACGGGCCGTCAGACCGTGCGGCCTGACGTCAACGGCGATGTGGTGCTGGGGCGCAAGGACATCGGCGTCGCCTACCATCTGGCCGTGGTCATCGACGATGCGCGGCAGGGCATCACCCATGTCCATCGCGGGCACGACCTGTTCGAGGCCACCCATACACAGGTCGTTTTGCAAAAACTGCTTGGCCTTGCCACGCCGGTCTATCGCCACCACGCCCTGCTGCTCGACGATCAGGGCCGGCGGCTGGCCAAGCGCAAGGGCTCGAAATCCCTGCGCGACTACCGCCTCGAAGGCATGGACGCCGAGGCCGTGCGCGCTTTGATCGCCGCAGCGCCCAAAGCCTGACCCTGAAGCAAAAATGAAAAAACCGCCCCGTTGACCGGGACGGCTTTTTCACACCATCAACCTTAACGCTTTTACAGCAGTTGCAGATTGACCGCCGCGGTCTTGCCGCGCTCGGTCTGAAGCTCGTAGGCCAGCTTCTGGCCGTCGGCCAGACCTTGCAGACCTGCGCGCTGCACCGCCGTGATATGCACAAATACGTCGTTGCCGCCTTCGTTCGGCTGAATAAAACCGAAACCCTTGGTGGCGTTGAACCACTTAACCGTACCTTCGGCCATGTGCTCTCCTTAGTCAAAAGCAGTATCGAGGTGTTCGGGAGACAACCTCCCCTACAATCGTCGTTCTCGGTAGCGCAGTTTGAGTTCAGGAAAACAGGAAATCCCATTCTCCGAGCAGTCAGCAGCCAGATCACGAATTGCGTCAGTGAGTAAGACGCAGGTTTTTCAGCCGGTCAAATAAAAATCCCATATAGATCGTGCAACGCAACAAATAAATCGGCGTTCTTCAGGCACTTGGTTAAGGTTCACTCTTAATGCTTACTCAGACTGAGTGACGGTTGCTTTGGCGAACGGTAACAGGTGGCACTTACGGCGTAACGCAGCCGCCCCCACCAGAGTGCTTGTCGGCTTCGGCGAACGCGCCTAACAATGAGGATCGCTGTTGTGCAAGGCTCGCCATGCGTTTGTTGCCGCCCCGTCAGTCCGTCCTGCGTCGCCTGCTGCTGAGGCAGGTGCTGCGCCTGCCCTATGCCGTGCTGAAATTCCTGTCCGGCGGCGGCGTGGTGCACGTGGACGGGCGCACGCTCGACACCCAGATCACCTTCCTGTGGAAGACCTTTTTCGCGCGTCAGGATCGGCGCACGCCGCTGAGCCTGACCGGCACCTCGGTCGAAGGCGCGCGCGAGGACTGGCAGGAGGCGGCGGCCCTGATGAGCGCCGACGCCGATCTGCGGGTCAAGGTCGAGCCGGCCGGCGATGGCGGGCTGGTCAACGGGTCGTTGGTAAGACCCCAGCGCATCGATCACAATGCGCCATTGCTGGTGCTGTTCCACGAGGGCGGCGGCGTGCTGGGCAGACCGGAACTGAGCCTCGCTTTCGCCAGTCTGCTGGCGCATGAGGCGCGTTGCCCGGTGTTTCTGCCCGCCTATCGTCTGGCCCCCGAAAACCGCTTCCCGGCGGGGTACGAAGACGCGCGCATGGCCTGGGACTGGGCGCTGGCCAATCTCGGCAAACTGGGCGCGGCATCGGGTCAGGCCGCCGTCGGCGGCATCGGCATGGGCGGCAATATGGCCGCGCGTCTGTGCCTCGACCTGCGGCGCGAGTTCAAGCCCCTGCCCGTGGCGCAACTGCTGGTTACGCCCCTGCTCGACCTGAGCGCGGATCTGAAGACCAGCCGCTTCGCCCGTAGCTGGCCGATCAGCGCCGCCGATCTCGACATCATGATCGGCCACTATGCCGGGGCCGGCACGGCGCTGAGCGATGTCGCCCTGTCGCCCCTGCGCGAAGAGGTCGTCAACGGCTTGCCAAAGACATTGATCGTCTCCGGAGGGCTCGATCCGCTGGCGGCTCAGGCCGAACGCTATGCGCGCCGCCTGATGGAAGCACGCGCCCCGACCGTCTACCGCCGCTACGACACGCTGCCCCTGGGTTTCCCGTTGTTTGCAGGGGTGTCGGACCACGCTCAGGACGCCGTGCGCGACATGGCCCGGCTGTGGAGTGAGTTGGTTCTGTTGGGAGACGAAAAAGACCCTCCACAGATGGCCACAGATACACACAGATAGAGCGGCGCTTGTGGGCTCGCCCGAGCGCATATGATGGCCTTGAAATGACGCGCCTTGCGCGTCCTGCTATTCATCCGATTGAGCACTCAAGCTTCCCCACGTGACGGCCATCTGTGTGCATCTGTGGCCATCTGTGGAGACCCTTATCCAACTTGAAACCTACTGCCCCGGCGGGGTGTAATGCACCTGCGCGCCCGGCCCCAGCGGCAGGTCGAGCGCCACCCAGGCCGCCGTCATGGCGATGCCCGCGACCATGAAACTCAGGGCATAGGGCAGCATCAGGGCCAGCAATGAGCCCACCCCCATGCTCTTGTCCCATCGTCGGGTAAAGGCCAGAATCAGCGGGAAGTAGGACATCAGCGGCGTCATGATATTGGTGTAGCTGTCGCCCATGCGATAGGCCGCCGTGGTCATTTCCGGCGAAATGCCGACCAGCATGAACATCGGCACCACGACCGGCGCCAGGGCCGACCACTTGGCCGAGGCCGAGCCGATGAACAGGTCGAGCACCGACGAAAACATCAGCACGCTGACCAGCAGGATCGGCGCCGGCAGGTTCCACGCCTTGAGAATTTCCGCGCCGTTGATGGCCGTGATCGGCCCCAGCCGCGACCAGTTGAACATGGCCACGAAATGCGCGGCGAAGAAGGCGAAGACCAGATAGGGGGCCAGCGAGCGGATGCCTTCGCCCATCATCTTGACCACGTCATTGTCCGATTTGATCGTGCCCGCCGACGTGCCGAAGGCAATGGCCGTGGTGATGAACAGCAGGAAGAAGCCGGCGATCAGCGCGGCATAGAAGGGCTGAAGCTGGGCCGGGCCCGTGGCTTCTTCGTTGATCAGCGGCGTATAGCCGGGCCACAGGGCCAGGGCCGCGAAACCGGCGACGACCAGCAACGCCACCAGACCGGCGCGCTTAAGGCCCTTTTTCTCAGCGGGCGTGACCTCGGACTTGGCCAGTTCGGCCTGTAGCTCCGTGTCCGGCGAGCCGCCCCATTTGCCCAGACGCGGCTCGACCACCTTGTCCGTGATAAACCACGCCACCGGCGTGAACAGGCAGACAATGGCCAGAATGAACCACCAGTTGCCGACCGGGTTCATCGTCCAATCGGGATCGATGATGCGGGCGGCTTCCTGCGTGAAGCCGAACAGCAGCACGTCGATCTGGCCCGGCGTGATATTGCCGGCATAGCCGCCTGATACGGCAGCAAAGGCCGCGGCGATACCCACCAGCGGATGCCGGCCGACCGAGGCGTAGATCAGGCCCGCCAGAGGAATGAAGACGACATAGGCCGCGTCCGAAGCGTGGTGCGA
Encoded proteins:
- a CDS encoding DUF805 domain-containing protein; its protein translation is MSLETLQQLAILLLWAAPAALPFIIRPAGPNRFGAPHETHGFEAAIKSGLSKYFDFKGRASRAEYGWFLLLFVGAYVAAAILDGAILDGAFDSKGFYIAPLLLLIPYVAVSARRLHDLNRSGWWQVLVFGAGLFVLFFLLAKPAVPSGARLSRRPVGGVRMSGNR
- a CDS encoding replication-associated recombination protein A, whose translation is MSPASNDLFQAAGLTPQAPTLTSAPEGFKPLAERLRPQALSEIVGQDHLLGEGGAIARAVERGFLPSLVLWGPPGVGKTTIARLLAASVGYEFQQISAVFSGVADLKKAFEYAQARRNQGVRSVLFVDEIHRFNRAQQDSFLPYVEAGVVTLIGATTENPSFELNGALLSRCQVFVLKRLDDEAMDKLITRAEVNLGRALPLMDEAKETLKGLADGDGRYLLTLIESLDSMGFKAPLTSEALLQNLQKRRPNYDKDREGHYNLISALHKSVRGSDPDAALYWFARMLQGGEDPLYIVRRMQRMASEDIGNADPMSLIMTNAARETYEVLGSPEGELAIAQALVHMASAPKSNAVYTAFKAAMKAAKDTATLDPPEVIRNAPTKLMKQLGYGEGYIYDPDDPDGFSGQNYFPEGMERPKFYDPKGEGHEGKTRQRLEYWAELRKKKQRQRGE
- a CDS encoding HNH endonuclease encodes the protein MQVLKNPPSDRRALVLNADFRPLSYYPLSTRPWQDVVKAVFEGRVDVVSTYDVEIRSPSLTMRLPSVISLKTYIDQNRPPAFTRYNVFLRDQFSCQYCGCRNDLTFDHVMPVSQGGKSTWTNIITACAPCNLRKGGKTPQQAHMALSKNPHRPTMYQLQELGRRFPPHYLHESWVDYLYWDTLLEP
- the gluQRS gene encoding tRNA glutamyl-Q(34) synthetase GluQRS: MTYRTRFAPSPTGYLHLGHAYAALTAFKAAQDAGGECLLRIEDIDRTRCRPEYEAAIYEDLHRLGLDWPEPVLRQSDHLADYEAALERLKARGLVYACYKTRKELAQAAQGAPQEGDAPRAETAPDREPSWRLSLDAAREALGPEWERLSFEETGAGPNGETGRQTVRPDVNGDVVLGRKDIGVAYHLAVVIDDARQGITHVHRGHDLFEATHTQVVLQKLLGLATPVYRHHALLLDDQGRRLAKRKGSKSLRDYRLEGMDAEAVRALIAAAPKA
- a CDS encoding cold-shock protein is translated as MAEGTVKWFNATKGFGFIQPNEGGNDVFVHITAVQRAGLQGLADGQKLAYELQTERGKTAAVNLQLL
- a CDS encoding alpha/beta hydrolase produces the protein MRLLPPRQSVLRRLLLRQVLRLPYAVLKFLSGGGVVHVDGRTLDTQITFLWKTFFARQDRRTPLSLTGTSVEGAREDWQEAAALMSADADLRVKVEPAGDGGLVNGSLVRPQRIDHNAPLLVLFHEGGGVLGRPELSLAFASLLAHEARCPVFLPAYRLAPENRFPAGYEDARMAWDWALANLGKLGAASGQAAVGGIGMGGNMAARLCLDLRREFKPLPVAQLLVTPLLDLSADLKTSRFARSWPISAADLDIMIGHYAGAGTALSDVALSPLREEVVNGLPKTLIVSGGLDPLAAQAERYARRLMEARAPTVYRRYDTLPLGFPLFAGVSDHAQDAVRDMARLWSELVLLGDEKDPPQMATDTHR
- a CDS encoding AbgT family transporter, whose product is MTTPHSEDAARRSRGFLGLVEKAGNILPDPVMIFVWLILALMVLSTVGAHFGWSASIPYTGEEAPHWATLDNGVVTYTATSLFTAENIGRLLVDMPKTLTGFAPLGVVVVVMYGAAVAERSGLFSALIRSSLRNAPRAILTPCVIVTGMVSHHASDAAYVVFIPLAGLIYASVGRHPLVGIAAAFAAVSGGYAGNITPGQIDVLLFGFTQEAARIIDPDWTMNPVGNWWFILAIVCLFTPVAWFITDKVVEPRLGKWGGSPDTELQAELAKSEVTPAEKKGLKRAGLVALLVVAGFAALALWPGYTPLINEEATGPAQLQPFYAALIAGFFLLFITTAIAFGTSAGTIKSDNDVVKMMGEGIRSLAPYLVFAFFAAHFVAMFNWSRLGPITAINGAEILKAWNLPAPILLVSVLMFSSVLDLFIGSASAKWSALAPVVVPMFMLVGISPEMTTAAYRMGDSYTNIMTPLMSYFPLILAFTRRWDKSMGVGSLLALMLPYALSFMVAGIAMTAAWVALDLPLGPGAQVHYTPPGQ